In Thalassotalea fonticola, a single genomic region encodes these proteins:
- a CDS encoding glycosyltransferase gives MASNNKHATIAVITCKRPAWLKRLLQALCKQIVSNNITLDILVVDNDCDLATKEVVIKLQKDSPHTIIYQTEPIKGIVAARNRCVTTFLASDSQFLFFIDDDEWPADESWAQKLLDRQALYQADIMTSHVISVGEEGTPYWAIDLIYGKNTHHEGDILTTYYTNNLLISRHVLEQVVPAFDARFATTGASDYHFALKCTRAGFSAFYTDAPVIEEFPKSRATIRWFLKRGFRSGIGYTRSHLFEEPKIKAIANCLFMCGIRILRGFGYCLLGLITRNKTKVINGLFRFSSAIGTIAGFFGIKHEEYKTIHGK, from the coding sequence ATGGCCAGTAATAACAAGCACGCAACCATAGCAGTGATAACCTGTAAACGTCCCGCTTGGTTGAAAAGATTATTACAGGCGCTTTGTAAACAAATCGTTAGCAACAACATTACTCTTGATATCTTGGTTGTTGATAATGATTGTGACCTGGCTACTAAAGAAGTCGTTATTAAACTGCAGAAAGATTCCCCTCACACCATTATTTATCAAACAGAGCCAATTAAAGGCATCGTTGCCGCCCGCAATCGATGTGTAACAACGTTTTTAGCAAGCGACTCTCAATTTCTATTCTTTATAGACGATGATGAATGGCCGGCCGATGAAAGCTGGGCACAGAAACTGCTGGACAGGCAAGCATTATATCAAGCCGACATAATGACTAGTCATGTTATTTCAGTTGGTGAAGAGGGCACACCGTACTGGGCCATCGATTTAATTTACGGAAAGAACACTCACCACGAAGGCGACATTTTAACAACATACTACACCAACAACTTACTGATCAGCAGGCATGTTCTTGAACAAGTTGTCCCCGCTTTTGATGCTAGATTCGCCACCACAGGTGCTAGTGATTATCATTTCGCTTTAAAGTGTACCAGAGCAGGTTTTAGTGCTTTTTATACCGACGCTCCAGTAATAGAGGAATTTCCTAAATCAAGAGCAACCATTAGATGGTTTTTAAAGCGGGGGTTTAGATCTGGTATTGGCTACACCCGCAGCCATTTGTTTGAGGAGCCAAAGATTAAAGCCATTGCTAATTGTCTATTCATGTGCGGGATAAGAATTTTGAGAGGATTTGGGTATTGCTTGCTTGGTTTGATCACCCGAAATAAAACAAAAGTAATTAATGGCTTATTCCGCTTTTCTTCTGCAATTGGCACAATTGCAGGTTTTTTTGGCATTAAACACGAAGAATACAAGACCATCCACGGAAAATAA
- a CDS encoding formyl transferase, with translation MKSLRIAVLVSPDPSDIYFANKIMEAIDVEVVFVETKFREENNLQRYLKFFKALFNPVKVITKLRDSRLRKQLDHRSGTIAAEGFGDAGKQIFPKNGTTVIYTDGPKDLNSSINVARLKAFKVDLIVCCGCSILNNSVISIPRLGVLNLHGGLSQRYRGILPILFSINNNEPEYIGLTVHYVRQGIDDGEVIYQARPVICLDDNPESIYIKIVKLGIENMLQAIADIAYGKIKSYKLIEKGKLYTAKMATAEVIAKAWEGSELVIASYLANKDEQDKEVLMMLNKHYSTDSIST, from the coding sequence ATGAAAAGCCTAAGAATCGCCGTATTGGTTAGTCCGGATCCATCAGATATTTATTTTGCCAATAAAATAATGGAAGCCATTGATGTGGAAGTGGTTTTTGTCGAAACTAAATTTAGGGAAGAAAACAATCTCCAGCGCTATCTAAAGTTTTTCAAGGCATTGTTTAACCCTGTTAAAGTCATTACTAAATTGCGCGATTCCCGTTTAAGAAAACAATTAGACCACCGTAGTGGTACGATTGCCGCCGAAGGATTTGGTGATGCAGGTAAGCAGATATTCCCTAAGAACGGGACGACCGTTATCTATACTGACGGGCCAAAAGATTTAAATTCATCGATTAACGTGGCGCGATTAAAGGCGTTTAAAGTGGATCTAATTGTCTGTTGCGGTTGCTCTATCCTTAATAATTCTGTCATTAGTATTCCCCGCTTAGGCGTTTTAAACCTTCACGGCGGACTGTCGCAACGTTACCGAGGAATATTACCTATCCTCTTTTCCATCAATAATAATGAACCTGAATATATCGGTTTAACTGTACATTACGTTCGCCAGGGTATAGATGACGGGGAGGTTATTTATCAAGCCCGGCCAGTAATTTGCCTGGATGATAATCCAGAAAGTATTTATATAAAAATTGTAAAGTTGGGCATTGAAAATATGCTCCAGGCTATTGCTGATATAGCATACGGAAAAATTAAAAGTTACAAACTTATAGAAAAGGGGAAGCTGTATACGGCAAAAATGGCTACGGCAGAAGTTATTGCCAAAGCATGGGAGGGCAGTGAATTGGTGATTGCTAGCTACCTCGCAAATAAAGATGAACAAGATAAAGAAGTGCTGATGATGTTAAATAAACATTATTCAACGGATAGCATTTCGACATGA